GCACCCGAGCGTCGACGGCGACGACGACTGAGCGCGACCCGACCGACGGACTCGCAGCGACTGCTTTTATACGCCGGGGTGCGAATGCCCGGTGAATGCTCTCCGGAGTGAACGTCGCGCTCGGCGTCTCGGGCAGCATCGCGGCGGTGAAGGTCGTGGAGTTGGCCCACGAACTCCGCCGGCGCGGCGCGAACGTGCGAGCGGTGATGACCGAGAGCGCACAGAGCATCGTCCACCCGTGGGCGGTGGAGTTCGCGACCGACAACCCCGTCGTCACCGAAATCACGGGCGACGTCGAGCACGTCGAACTGTGCGGGACCGAGGGGTGGGCGGACGTGTTCCTCGTCGCGCCGGCGACCGCGAACACCGTCGGGAAGGTCGCCGCGGCCATCGACGACACGCCCGTGACGACGTGTGCGACGACGGCGCTCGGCGCTGGCGTGCCCGTGGTGGTCGCGCCCGCGATGCACGAACCGATGTACGACCACCCCGGCGTCTTGGACGCCATCGAACGCGTGGAGTCGTGGGGCGTCGACTTCGTCGACCCGCGCGTCGAGGAGGGGAAGGCGAAGATTGCGACCGAGGAGGCCATCGTGCTCGCGGCGGCGCGCGCGGCGGGCGACCGGCCACTCGACGGCGAGCGCGTCGTCGTCACGTCGGGCGCGACGAGCGAGCCGATCGACCCGGTGCGCGTGCTCACGAACCGGTCGTCCGGTCGGACGGGCCGCGCGGTCGCGGCGGGCGCGTACGTCCGCGGCGCCGACGTGACGCTGGTTCACGACGGCGAACCGGTGCCGTACGCCGACACGGTGCGCGTGGAGACGGCGGCGGAGATGCTCGCGGCCACCCTCGACGCCTGCGAGGGCGCCGACGCGCTCGTGTCCGTCGCCGCAATCAGCGACTACACCGTCGAGCCGAGCGAGGAGAAGATTCGGTCCGGGCAGGACCTCACGCTCGATTTGGAGACGGCGCCGAAACTCATCGACGAGGTGCGCGCCGAGTTCCCGGACCTCCCGATTGTCGGCTTCAAGGCCGAGACGTCGGGCGACGACGACGCGATGGTCGCCGCGGCCCGCGAGATTCTAGAGCGCGCCGGCCTCTCGTTCGTGGTGGCGAACGACGCGAGCGTGATGGGCGCAGACGAGACGCGCGCGCTCGTCGTCACGGCCGAGGACACCGCGGAGTACGCCGGCGACAAGCAGGGCCTCGGCCTCCGAGTGGCCGACAAACTCGCGGCGACCCTCTAGGGGCAACAAAAACGACCGATTCCGCGGGCGCGAACGGCGCTCGGCCGGTTCGCGCACACCGGCGACCTTGCGTGAAACCGAAGGTATCATCATACGCCGCACCCACTCGCCGAACACGAAAATGACCATAGCAGCGCGGCCGCCGTCGGTTCGGCGGCCCGAACGACCGGAGGTGACCTGATGGGCGGCGACATCGTCGTGCCGGTCGACGACTCGGTGACGCTCCGGCAGACGGTCGCGCACGTCGCCGACCGCGTCAGGGACGCGGAAGGCACACCGACGCTGTACTTCGTCTACCCGCTCTCGGAGCGGCGCGACGGCAGCGAAGGCGACCGAGCGGCGTCGGACGCCGACGAACTCCTCGACCGAATCACCGTCTGGGTGGAAGAAGACCTCGGCGACGACGCCGACGACGTGCGCGTCGAGACGGCGGTCGTCGGCGGCGCCGAGTACCTCTTCAACCCCGGCGACTACGCGAGCGTCCTCGCGGACTACGCGGTTCGACAGGGCGCCGAGACGGTCGTCCTCGACCCGGAGTACAACCCGCTCGGAATGGCGCCGCTGCTCCCGCCGCTCGAACGCGAACTCGAATCCGCCGGGCTGACGGTGGAGATGGCGCCCGTCGAGCGCCCGACGCGCCGGAGTCCGCTGACGCGCCCCGCCGGTCTCGGGCAGTTCGTGGTGTTGTTCTGTTCGACGTACGCGTTCTACCTCCTCGTCGGCGGGACGCTGTCCGCGTTCGACCTCGCGACCGGCGCCATCAGCGCAGGCATCGTCGCCTCGCTGCTGTGGCGCATCACGACCCGCGGCGAAGTCGACCTCTCGCGGCTCGGCGGCTGGTTCGGTCGCATGGCGCTGTACGTCCCCTACCTCCTCTGGGAAATCGTGGTAGCGAACGTCCAGATTGCGCGCGTCGTCCTCCATCCCCGTCTCCCCATCGACCCGAAGGTCGTCGAGTTCGACGCCGCGGTGTGGTCGGAACTCCCCGCGACGACGCTCGCGAACAGCATCACGCTCACGCCGGGGACGCTCACGGTCGACGTGACACAGCGTCACTTCACGGTCCACAGCCTCACGCCGGGGGCCCGCGAGGACCTCCTGGACGGCGCCCTCGAACGCGCGGTCCGGTTCGTGTTCTACGGCCGGCGCGGGATGCGCATCGCGACCCCGCGCGAGCGCGGCGCCCAGACCGACGACGAGTCGGTGACGGAGACGCCAGTCGACGCATCCGAGGGTGAGAACGCGTGAGTCTCGTCACCGACGTGCTGCTCGGCGGCGCGGGCGCGTTCATCGTGCTGTCGGCAGTCGTCCTCTACCGGGTCGTCCGCGGCCCGACGATGCAGGACCGCGTCATCGCGGTGAACGCCATCGGGACGAACATCGTCGTCATCATCGCGCTGGTGGCGGCGGCGACCGGCAACCCCGGCGCGCTCGACATCGCCATCGTGTACGCGCTGTTGAACTTCGTGATGAGCATCGCCATCTCGAAGTTCACCGTCGAACGAGGTGGTGTGCTGTGACGCCCCGAGAGATTGCGGTCGTCGTGCTGGTGGGCGGCGGCGTGTTCTTCACGTTCGTCGCCGCCGTCGGCATCCTGCGACTGCCGGACGTCTACACGCGCGCTCACGGCGCGTCGAAGAGTGACACGCTCGGCGCCGGGCTGACGCTGGCGGCCGTCGGCGTGACGTTCGGCGCCGACATCCCCACCGTGAAGGCGGTGTTGCTCGTCCTGTTCATGTTCATCACGAACCCGACCGCGGCCCACGCCATCGCGCGCGCCGCGGCAGACCAAGGCATCGAACCGTGGACCGCGGACGACGAGGGTGATGCCGAATGAACATCGAACTCCCGCTGTTGTTGTTCGTCCTCGGCGCGGCGCTCGTGACCGCGGTGTTGCGGGACGTGCTCGCCGCCATCATCGCGTTCGCGACGTACAGCCTCGGCATCGCGGTGGTCTGGGTTGTGTTG
The nucleotide sequence above comes from Halobacterium litoreum. Encoded proteins:
- the coaBC gene encoding bifunctional phosphopantothenoylcysteine decarboxylase/phosphopantothenate--cysteine ligase CoaBC translates to MLSGVNVALGVSGSIAAVKVVELAHELRRRGANVRAVMTESAQSIVHPWAVEFATDNPVVTEITGDVEHVELCGTEGWADVFLVAPATANTVGKVAAAIDDTPVTTCATTALGAGVPVVVAPAMHEPMYDHPGVLDAIERVESWGVDFVDPRVEEGKAKIATEEAIVLAAARAAGDRPLDGERVVVTSGATSEPIDPVRVLTNRSSGRTGRAVAAGAYVRGADVTLVHDGEPVPYADTVRVETAAEMLAATLDACEGADALVSVAAISDYTVEPSEEKIRSGQDLTLDLETAPKLIDEVRAEFPDLPIVGFKAETSGDDDAMVAAAREILERAGLSFVVANDASVMGADETRALVVTAEDTAEYAGDKQGLGLRVADKLAATL
- a CDS encoding monovalent cation/H+ antiporter subunit E — protein: MGGDIVVPVDDSVTLRQTVAHVADRVRDAEGTPTLYFVYPLSERRDGSEGDRAASDADELLDRITVWVEEDLGDDADDVRVETAVVGGAEYLFNPGDYASVLADYAVRQGAETVVLDPEYNPLGMAPLLPPLERELESAGLTVEMAPVERPTRRSPLTRPAGLGQFVVLFCSTYAFYLLVGGTLSAFDLATGAISAGIVASLLWRITTRGEVDLSRLGGWFGRMALYVPYLLWEIVVANVQIARVVLHPRLPIDPKVVEFDAAVWSELPATTLANSITLTPGTLTVDVTQRHFTVHSLTPGAREDLLDGALERAVRFVFYGRRGMRIATPRERGAQTDDESVTETPVDASEGENA
- a CDS encoding cation:proton antiporter, whose protein sequence is MSLVTDVLLGGAGAFIVLSAVVLYRVVRGPTMQDRVIAVNAIGTNIVVIIALVAAATGNPGALDIAIVYALLNFVMSIAISKFTVERGGVL
- the mnhG gene encoding monovalent cation/H(+) antiporter subunit G, whose amino-acid sequence is MTPREIAVVVLVGGGVFFTFVAAVGILRLPDVYTRAHGASKSDTLGAGLTLAAVGVTFGADIPTVKAVLLVLFMFITNPTAAHAIARAAADQGIEPWTADDEGDAE